From Candidatus Atelocyanobacterium thalassa isolate ALOHA, a single genomic window includes:
- a CDS encoding NAD(P)H-quinone oxidoreductase subunit 5, whose amino-acid sequence MEPLYQYAWLIPTLPLLGAMIVGLGLITFNQVTNSLRQINAAIIISLIGTSMVLSFALLWSQIQGHEEYVQMFEWAASGNFHLEMGYTLDHLSSLMCVIVTTVAFLVMIYTDGYMAHDSGYVRFYAYLSIFSASMLGLVISPNLVQVYVFWELVGMSSYLLIGFWFSRPGAANACQKAFVTNRVGDFGLLLGMLGLYWATRTFEFDLMGQRLEELISSNMISPILVTIFGILIFLGPVAKSAQFPLHVWLPDAMEGPTPISALIHAATMVAAGVFLVARMYPVFEHIPTLMTIIAWTGAITSFIGATIAITQNDIKKGLAYSTMSQLGYMVMAMGIGAYSAGLFHLMTHAYFKAMLFLCSGSVIHGMENVVGHNAVLAQDMRLMGGLRKYMPLTSLAFLVGTLAICGIPPFAGFWSKDEILGLAYQSNPLLWLVGWITAGITAFYMFRMYFMTFEGNFKGNDMAIRTKLLSVANSGPKGTDDSKSEDHSTNHHGNSLPHESPLTMTLPLLILAIPSTIIGLLGRPWNNNFEDFIHAPGEIVEKVSHFDWVEFDIMAGASVGIATIGIVIAFLMYLQHKIDPNTIAERYPTLYKFSLNKWYFDDVYNQVFVIGCRRLARQIMEVDYRVIDGVVNLTGLTTLVSGEGLKYFESGRVQFYALVLFGAVLGFVIVSSTT is encoded by the coding sequence ATGGAACCCCTTTATCAATACGCCTGGCTGATTCCTACTTTACCTCTTCTAGGGGCAATGATAGTTGGCTTGGGTTTAATTACCTTCAATCAAGTTACCAATAGCCTTAGGCAGATCAATGCAGCGATCATTATTTCTCTGATAGGCACATCTATGGTCTTATCATTTGCTCTTTTATGGAGTCAAATTCAAGGTCACGAAGAATATGTCCAGATGTTTGAATGGGCTGCATCCGGAAATTTTCACTTAGAAATGGGTTATACGCTTGACCATCTCAGCTCTTTAATGTGTGTCATCGTAACTACTGTGGCCTTCTTGGTTATGATTTATACAGATGGTTACATGGCTCATGACTCAGGTTATGTACGCTTTTATGCTTATTTGAGTATTTTTAGCGCATCTATGTTGGGATTAGTTATTAGTCCTAACTTAGTACAAGTTTATGTTTTCTGGGAATTAGTAGGTATGTCATCTTATTTACTAATTGGTTTTTGGTTTAGCCGTCCAGGAGCTGCCAACGCTTGCCAGAAAGCTTTTGTAACCAACCGTGTCGGAGATTTTGGATTACTTCTAGGTATGCTAGGCCTATATTGGGCAACAAGAACTTTTGAATTTGATTTAATGGGACAACGTTTAGAAGAACTAATATCTTCAAACATGATTTCCCCAATCCTAGTTACAATATTTGGAATACTTATATTTTTAGGACCAGTAGCAAAATCAGCTCAATTTCCACTTCATGTTTGGTTGCCTGATGCTATGGAGGGACCTACCCCAATATCTGCTCTTATCCATGCAGCAACTATGGTAGCAGCAGGAGTATTTTTAGTAGCCAGGATGTATCCAGTTTTTGAGCACATTCCTACATTGATGACGATAATTGCTTGGACAGGAGCCATAACCTCTTTTATAGGAGCGACAATTGCAATTACTCAAAATGATATTAAAAAGGGATTGGCTTATTCAACCATGTCTCAATTAGGATATATGGTTATGGCAATGGGTATTGGTGCTTATAGTGCTGGATTATTTCATCTAATGACTCATGCTTACTTCAAAGCTATGTTATTTTTATGCTCTGGATCTGTTATCCATGGTATGGAAAATGTGGTTGGCCATAATGCTGTATTAGCTCAAGATATGCGTCTAATGGGAGGTCTTAGAAAGTATATGCCTCTAACATCTTTAGCGTTCTTAGTAGGTACTCTTGCTATTTGCGGTATTCCGCCATTTGCTGGTTTTTGGTCTAAGGATGAAATATTAGGATTAGCTTACCAATCAAACCCTCTTCTATGGTTAGTCGGGTGGATAACAGCAGGAATAACAGCTTTCTATATGTTTAGAATGTATTTCATGACTTTTGAAGGTAATTTCAAAGGAAATGATATGGCAATTCGTACAAAACTATTATCTGTGGCTAACTCAGGACCGAAAGGAACCGATGATAGTAAGTCAGAAGATCATTCTACAAATCATCATGGTAATAGTTTACCTCATGAATCTCCTCTAACAATGACTCTACCGTTGTTAATTTTAGCTATTCCGTCAACAATTATTGGTTTACTAGGAAGACCTTGGAATAATAACTTTGAAGATTTTATTCATGCCCCTGGAGAGATCGTCGAGAAGGTATCTCATTTTGATTGGGTTGAATTTGATATTATGGCTGGAGCTTCAGTCGGAATAGCGACTATTGGTATTGTAATAGCATTCTTAATGTATTTACAACATAAAATCGATCCAAATACTATTGCAGAAAGATATCCTACCTTATATAAATTTTCTCTAAATAAATGGTATTTTGATGATGTATATAATCAAGTTTTTGTAATAGGATGTCGTCGGTTAGCTCGTCAAATCATGGAGGTCGATTATCGAGTTATTGATGGAGTTGTAAATTTGACAGGATTAACAACTTTAGTAAGTGGAGAAGGTTTAAAGTATTTTGAGAGTGGACGAGTTCAATTCTATGCACTAGTTCTTTTTGGAGCAGTATTAGGATTTGTAATTGTCTCTAGTACTACTTGA
- the accA gene encoding acetyl-CoA carboxylase carboxyl transferase subunit alpha, with protein MNKNERRVFLLDFEKPLWELEARIEQIRRLAKENNVDVTKQITQLGNRAENLRREIFNGLTPSQRLQLARHPRRPSTLDYIQSIADEWIELHGDRGGYDDPALVGGIARIGGRPMVILGHQKGRDTKDNVARNFGMPAPGGYRKAIRLMEHANHFSMPIVTFIDTPGAWAGVEAEKLGQGEAIAFNLRQMFSFDVPIICTVIGEGGSGGALGIGVGDKILMLENSVYTVATPEACAAILWKDAKKSSQAATALKITANDLKRLNIIDSIIPEPSGGAHVKPLEAAIILKKTLLQNLNELSSLSAKKRKELRYEKFRKIGIFFDSESEYLDY; from the coding sequence ATGAATAAAAATGAACGCCGCGTCTTTTTACTAGATTTTGAAAAGCCATTATGGGAGTTAGAAGCTCGAATTGAGCAAATTCGAAGATTGGCAAAAGAAAACAATGTAGATGTTACTAAGCAAATCACTCAACTTGGAAATCGTGCAGAAAATTTAAGAAGAGAAATTTTTAATGGTTTAACTCCATCTCAACGCCTACAACTTGCTCGTCATCCTCGTCGTCCAAGCACCCTAGACTATATTCAATCAATTGCTGATGAATGGATAGAATTGCATGGAGATCGTGGAGGTTATGATGATCCTGCTTTAGTAGGTGGAATTGCTCGTATAGGAGGTCGTCCTATGGTTATTCTTGGTCATCAGAAAGGAAGAGATACCAAGGATAATGTAGCCAGAAATTTTGGTATGCCAGCTCCTGGAGGTTATCGTAAAGCTATTCGTTTAATGGAACATGCAAATCATTTTTCCATGCCAATTGTAACTTTTATAGATACACCGGGAGCTTGGGCTGGCGTAGAAGCGGAAAAACTCGGTCAAGGAGAGGCAATCGCCTTTAATCTTCGCCAGATGTTTAGTTTTGATGTACCTATTATCTGTACTGTTATCGGAGAAGGGGGATCAGGAGGTGCACTAGGTATTGGAGTCGGAGATAAAATTCTAATGCTTGAAAACTCAGTATATACCGTAGCAACTCCTGAAGCTTGTGCTGCTATTCTTTGGAAAGATGCTAAAAAGTCATCACAAGCTGCAACTGCTCTTAAAATTACGGCAAATGATCTCAAAAGATTGAATATTATTGATTCTATTATTCCAGAACCTTCTGGAGGTGCTCATGTAAAACCATTAGAAGCTGCAATCATTTTAAAGAAAACGTTGCTTCAAAATCTTAACGAGTTATCTAGCTTAAGTGCAAAAAAACGAAAAGAATTACGATATGAAAAATTTCGAAAAATAGGTATTTTCTTTGATTCAGAATCAGAATATTTAGACTATTAG
- a CDS encoding M16 family metallopeptidase codes for MMQISLFRQFRWISLILITVLLIVFILRLPATAEIPKNYKELEFPSLSSISLPDYERYELKNGMVVYLIEDHQLPLIKGNALIKVGSRIEPREKIGLAEITGSMMRLGGTTQHPASELNELLEQRAAKVEVSINTHSGNAAFNSLSKDIEIVFDLFSQVLKEPAFDSQQLVLTKTQLQGQIARRNDNPGDIANRELYKLVYGQDSPYARTIEHTMLNNIDLDDVISFHKQYIRPENLILGIVGDFDSKVMKQLIKNGFEDWESSTIKPEITIPQANQIKKNELFFIDQPHLNQSNVLLGHLGGKLDSPDYPALSVINGLLNGFGGRLFNNLRSDQGLAYTVYGYWNAAYDYPGVFLAGGQTSSETTTQFIESLIAEIELLRNQPINNDELAYAKESILNSFVFKFENPSQTLSRLLTYEYYGYPENFIFKYQEGIKKTTVEDIQRVAQQYLKTEDIVTLVVGSKENIYSSLSKLKKNIHNININTSPQMDN; via the coding sequence ATGATGCAAATTTCATTGTTTAGGCAGTTTCGTTGGATATCACTAATTTTAATTACTGTTTTATTAATTGTTTTCATTCTTCGATTACCTGCGACAGCTGAAATTCCAAAAAATTATAAAGAATTAGAATTTCCTTCTTTATCTAGTATTTCCTTACCAGATTATGAACGTTATGAATTAAAGAATGGGATGGTAGTATATCTCATAGAAGACCATCAATTACCTTTGATTAAAGGTAATGCATTAATTAAAGTAGGATCACGTATTGAGCCACGAGAAAAAATTGGCTTGGCAGAAATTACTGGATCTATGATGCGTTTGGGAGGAACAACACAACATCCTGCTAGTGAATTAAATGAACTATTAGAACAGAGAGCTGCAAAAGTCGAAGTTAGTATTAATACACATTCAGGAAATGCAGCCTTCAATTCTTTAAGTAAGGATATTGAAATTGTATTTGATCTCTTTTCTCAAGTTTTAAAAGAACCAGCCTTCGATTCCCAACAGTTAGTCTTAACCAAAACTCAATTACAAGGACAAATAGCTCGTCGTAATGACAATCCAGGAGATATTGCTAATAGAGAATTGTATAAGCTTGTTTATGGTCAAGATAGCCCTTATGCTCGAACTATAGAGCATACTATGTTAAATAATATTGATCTTGATGATGTTATTTCTTTTCATAAACAATATATTCGTCCAGAAAATCTCATTTTGGGGATAGTAGGAGATTTTGATTCTAAAGTGATGAAACAATTGATTAAAAATGGTTTTGAAGATTGGGAATCTTCAACTATAAAACCAGAAATAACTATTCCTCAAGCGAATCAAATTAAAAAGAATGAACTATTTTTTATTGACCAGCCTCACTTAAACCAGAGCAACGTTTTACTAGGACATTTAGGAGGCAAGCTAGATAGTCCAGACTATCCAGCTTTAAGTGTCATTAACGGTTTACTTAATGGCTTTGGAGGACGTCTATTTAATAACCTGAGATCTGACCAAGGATTAGCTTATACTGTATATGGGTATTGGAATGCAGCTTATGACTATCCTGGAGTTTTTCTAGCTGGAGGTCAAACTTCTTCTGAAACAACAACACAGTTTATAGAATCTCTGATAGCAGAAATAGAATTGCTTAGAAATCAGCCTATAAATAATGATGAATTAGCATATGCAAAAGAGTCTATTCTCAATTCTTTTGTCTTTAAATTTGAGAATCCTAGTCAAACTCTATCTCGTTTATTAACTTACGAGTATTATGGATATCCAGAAAACTTTATTTTTAAATATCAGGAAGGAATCAAAAAAACTACGGTTGAAGATATTCAAAGAGTTGCTCAGCAATACTTAAAAACAGAAGATATAGTTACTTTAGTAGTAGGTAGTAAGGAAAATATCTATTCCTCCCTTTCTAAACTGAAGAAGAATATACACAATATCAATATTAATACTTCTCCTCAAATGGATAACTGA
- the folE gene encoding GTP cyclohydrolase I FolE: MPNSDLIDQISTSNGRDDKCSTDQNTENVDIKKIEDGVHSILEALGEDPNREGLLKTPYRVATSMKFLTEGYNQSLTQLVNEAIFDEGHNEMVLIRDINFFSLCEHHMLPFMGRAHVAYIPDGKVIGLSKIARIVEMYSRRLQVQERLTRQIANAMQEVLKPLGVAVVMEATHMCMVMRGVQKPGSWTLTSTMLGKFNEEQKTREEFLNSVRHQPKF, encoded by the coding sequence ATACCTAACTCTGATCTAATTGATCAAATTAGTACATCAAATGGTAGGGATGACAAATGTTCTACAGATCAAAATACAGAGAATGTAGACATAAAAAAAATAGAAGATGGAGTCCATTCTATTCTTGAAGCATTAGGTGAGGATCCTAATCGTGAAGGTTTATTAAAGACTCCATATCGTGTTGCAACTTCTATGAAGTTCCTAACAGAAGGTTATAATCAATCCTTGACTCAATTAGTTAATGAAGCTATTTTTGATGAAGGACATAATGAAATGGTTTTAATAAGAGATATTAACTTTTTCAGTTTATGTGAACATCATATGTTGCCATTTATGGGACGCGCTCACGTTGCCTATATACCGGATGGAAAGGTAATTGGATTGAGTAAAATAGCCAGAATTGTAGAAATGTATTCACGCCGCTTACAAGTACAAGAACGTTTGACTCGTCAAATTGCTAATGCTATGCAAGAAGTTTTGAAACCTCTAGGTGTTGCAGTTGTCATGGAAGCAACTCATATGTGTATGGTGATGAGAGGAGTGCAAAAGCCTGGATCTTGGACCTTGACTAGTACCATGTTGGGTAAATTTAATGAAGAACAAAAAACACGAGAAGAGTTTCTTAATTCAGTACGTCATCAACCAAAGTTTTAA
- a CDS encoding tetratricopeptide repeat protein, whose product MATPNPTLISQNYLSNSFLNKLLIQGMEKGIQGDYQKSIINFTKVIRLSPYEIEAYYNRGIAYGKIDYNIDAIADFNEAISLNNNMVDIYIARAKVYYKLGKLGEAITDLKTAKILCYQQKNKVCYQETLEMLNSFQLN is encoded by the coding sequence ATGGCAACACCAAATCCTACTTTAATTTCTCAAAATTATCTTTCAAATTCTTTTTTAAATAAACTTCTGATACAAGGTATGGAAAAAGGTATTCAAGGAGATTATCAAAAATCTATTATTAATTTTACAAAGGTTATTCGTTTGAGCCCTTATGAAATAGAGGCTTATTATAATCGTGGAATTGCTTATGGAAAAATTGACTACAATATAGATGCTATTGCTGATTTTAATGAAGCTATCAGTCTTAATAACAATATGGTAGATATATATATAGCAAGAGCAAAAGTATACTATAAACTAGGAAAGTTAGGAGAGGCTATTACTGACCTAAAAACTGCAAAGATTTTATGCTATCAGCAAAAAAACAAAGTTTGTTACCAGGAAACATTAGAAATGCTAAATAGTTTTCAACTAAATTAA
- the dusA gene encoding tRNA dihydrouridine(20/20a) synthase DusA: MKNNKENFLSVAPMMDRTDRHFRYFIRQITKHTLLYTEMISATAVQNGNKSKLLDFSSDEKPLSLQLGGNDPYTLAECAIIAEDWGYDEVNLNIGCPSDRVQNGRFGACLMAEPELVAKSVEKMQESVDIPITVKHRIGIDECDDYESLKYFVRIVSESGCKKFIVHARKAWLQGLSPKENRNIPPLRYQDVYSLKKDFPHLTIEINGGITNLEQISHHLQFIDSVMLGRIAYNNPYLLATVDKDFYKSSTTPLTRYQIIENILPYVEYWASHGLKLHSITRHLLSLFIGISGTKEWKRYITENSHFIGQDSKAIINALSKIKS; the protein is encoded by the coding sequence ATGAAAAATAATAAAGAAAATTTTTTAAGTGTTGCACCGATGATGGATAGAACTGATCGTCATTTCCGTTATTTTATAAGACAAATTACTAAACATACTTTGCTGTACACAGAAATGATCTCTGCAACAGCTGTTCAAAATGGTAATAAATCAAAACTTTTAGATTTTTCATCTGATGAAAAACCCTTATCACTACAATTAGGAGGCAATGATCCTTATACATTAGCTGAATGTGCAATTATTGCAGAAGACTGGGGATATGATGAGGTAAATTTAAATATTGGATGTCCTAGTGATCGAGTCCAAAATGGACGTTTTGGAGCCTGCTTAATGGCTGAGCCTGAATTGGTAGCTAAATCAGTTGAAAAAATGCAGGAATCAGTTGATATACCAATCACAGTTAAACATAGAATTGGTATTGATGAATGTGATGATTATGAAAGCCTAAAATATTTTGTACGAATAGTTTCAGAATCTGGATGTAAAAAATTTATTGTGCATGCACGTAAAGCATGGTTACAAGGATTAAGTCCAAAGGAAAATCGTAATATTCCTCCATTAAGATATCAAGATGTTTATTCTTTAAAAAAAGATTTTCCTCATCTTACTATTGAAATTAATGGAGGAATAACTAATTTAGAACAAATCAGTCATCACTTACAATTTATTGACTCAGTGATGCTAGGCAGAATAGCTTACAACAATCCCTACTTACTTGCTACAGTAGATAAAGATTTTTATAAAAGCAGCACTACACCATTAACTCGCTATCAAATTATAGAAAATATCCTACCGTATGTAGAATATTGGGCAAGTCATGGTTTAAAATTGCACAGTATTACTAGGCATCTTTTATCTTTATTTATAGGCATATCTGGAACAAAAGAATGGAAAAGGTATATTACTGAAAATTCCCATTTTATCGGTCAAGATTCTAAAGCTATTATTAATGCATTGAGTAAGATAAAAAGTTAA
- a CDS encoding SDR family oxidoreductase, translating into MNSSPTRPNAIPTRPNAIITGAGSGIGRATSLAFARAGINIALVGRSLKSLEDVAKESAKEGIKVKPYVIDLDQLDMVSIQIQKIVSDFNGIDIIVNNAGMGYTNLLRETSLTDWQRVLDLNLTSVFQCVQGVLPYMRKHMKGTIVNISSIAATNVFSNWGAYSVSKAALLSFSKILAEEERSKGIRVTTIIPGAVNTPIWDTITVQEDFERTAMLSPDLVAQTILQVALLPIEANIEEITILPSSGNF; encoded by the coding sequence ATGAATTCTTCTCCAACTAGACCAAATGCAATTCCAACTAGACCAAATGCAATTATTACTGGAGCAGGTAGCGGTATTGGCCGAGCAACTAGCTTAGCTTTTGCTCGTGCAGGTATTAACATTGCCTTAGTTGGTCGTTCCTTAAAATCTCTAGAAGATGTAGCTAAAGAGTCGGCAAAAGAAGGAATTAAAGTGAAACCATATGTAATAGATTTAGATCAGTTAGATATGGTATCAATACAAATCCAAAAAATAGTTAGTGATTTCAATGGTATTGACATTATTGTTAACAATGCTGGAATGGGATATACCAATCTTTTAAGAGAAACATCTTTAACAGATTGGCAAAGAGTGCTTGATTTAAATTTAACTAGTGTCTTTCAATGTGTTCAAGGAGTTTTACCTTACATGCGAAAGCACATGAAAGGAACTATTGTTAATATATCTTCTATTGCAGCAACAAATGTTTTTTCTAATTGGGGAGCATATTCTGTAAGCAAAGCTGCTCTTTTATCTTTCTCTAAAATATTAGCGGAAGAGGAGAGAAGCAAAGGTATTCGTGTAACAACAATTATACCTGGAGCAGTTAACACACCAATATGGGATACAATTACTGTTCAAGAAGATTTTGAACGTACTGCCATGCTTTCTCCTGACTTAGTTGCACAGACTATTCTTCAAGTAGCACTACTACCAATAGAAGCTAATATTGAAGAAATAACAATCTTACCTAGTAGTGGAAACTTTTAA